The following are encoded in a window of Nitrospirota bacterium genomic DNA:
- the mnmG gene encoding tRNA uridine-5-carboxymethylaminomethyl(34) synthesis enzyme MnmG: MSFNQRYDVIVVGAGHAGCEAALVSARMGCSTLMLTMNLDSIALMSCNPAIGGLAKGHLVKEIDALGGEMAKVIDRTGIQFRILNRSKGPAVRGTRAQADKQRYRLALKEVVEKQPLLDVKQGLVERVLVEGKKVIGVETNIGMQYASSAVIITTGTFLKGLIHIGLVNYPSGRAGEFPSVGLSDSLRELGFEIGRLKTGTPARLNGRTIDFSRMKPQYGDDPAPFFSISENVHTLPQLPCYLTYTNTLTHEIIKNNLDRSPLYAGVIKGTGPRYCPSIEDKVMRFSDRERHQVFLEPEGLDTEEYYANGVSTSLPYDVQIQIYRSIPGLEEVEIMRPAYAIEYDFAPPTQITHTLETKRIAGLYFAGQINGTSGYEEAAAQGLMAGINAALKLGKRKPLVLARSEAYVGVLIDDLVTRGTLEPYRMFTSRAEYRLILREDNADMRLRQKGHDLGLVSQEQLRLFQDKRDAVEREISRLKKTWVKAAPGINAILGKKGTPEIAGEASLDQLLKRPELSYRDIVAINPAPDPLPTGASEQVEIQVKYEGYIQRQLQQVERFSSLEQKFIPDDLEYDAVTGLGAEVRQKLKQVRPVSLGQASRISGVTPAAISLLMVALEKRKRGRV, encoded by the coding sequence ATGTCCTTTAACCAGAGATACGACGTCATCGTAGTCGGCGCCGGCCATGCCGGATGCGAGGCCGCTCTCGTTTCGGCGCGCATGGGCTGTTCCACGCTCATGCTCACCATGAACCTGGACAGCATCGCGCTCATGTCCTGCAACCCGGCCATCGGCGGTCTGGCCAAGGGTCATCTCGTAAAGGAGATCGATGCCCTCGGCGGCGAGATGGCGAAGGTCATCGACCGCACCGGCATCCAGTTCAGGATACTGAACCGGAGCAAAGGTCCTGCGGTGCGGGGGACGCGCGCCCAGGCCGACAAGCAGCGATACCGCCTCGCTCTGAAGGAGGTCGTGGAGAAACAGCCTCTTCTGGATGTGAAGCAGGGACTGGTTGAACGGGTGCTTGTCGAGGGAAAGAAGGTAATCGGCGTGGAAACGAACATCGGCATGCAATATGCGTCCTCCGCCGTGATCATCACGACCGGTACGTTCCTGAAAGGTCTCATCCATATCGGGCTCGTGAACTATCCCTCAGGCAGGGCAGGGGAGTTTCCTTCTGTGGGCCTGTCGGACAGCCTCAGGGAGCTCGGCTTTGAGATCGGCAGGCTCAAGACGGGCACGCCTGCGAGACTGAACGGGAGAACCATCGATTTTTCGCGGATGAAACCTCAATATGGGGATGATCCGGCGCCTTTCTTTTCCATTTCTGAAAATGTGCATACTCTCCCACAATTGCCCTGTTATCTAACATATACAAACACTTTAACGCATGAAATCATCAAGAATAATCTTGATCGCTCCCCACTTTATGCCGGCGTCATAAAAGGCACCGGGCCTAGATATTGTCCTTCCATTGAGGACAAGGTCATGAGGTTTTCCGATAGGGAGCGGCACCAGGTATTCCTCGAGCCGGAAGGGTTGGATACTGAAGAATACTATGCCAACGGAGTATCCACGAGCCTTCCCTATGATGTGCAGATCCAGATTTACCGCTCCATTCCGGGCCTCGAAGAAGTGGAGATCATGCGGCCTGCCTATGCCATTGAATACGACTTTGCACCGCCGACTCAGATCACGCACACTCTGGAGACGAAGCGAATAGCGGGGTTGTACTTTGCCGGCCAGATCAACGGGACCTCGGGCTACGAAGAGGCGGCGGCCCAGGGCCTGATGGCGGGCATCAACGCAGCACTCAAGCTCGGGAAGCGTAAGCCCCTCGTGCTCGCGCGCTCGGAAGCATACGTCGGCGTCCTGATCGATGACCTGGTGACCCGCGGCACCCTCGAGCCATACCGGATGTTCACCTCCCGCGCCGAGTACCGGCTCATACTCCGCGAGGACAACGCGGACATGCGGCTCCGGCAGAAGGGGCATGATCTCGGCCTGGTCTCGCAGGAGCAACTCCGGCTTTTTCAGGACAAGCGGGATGCCGTTGAACGCGAGATTTCGAGGCTCAAAAAGACCTGGGTCAAGGCAGCGCCTGGAATCAACGCGATTCTGGGGAAAAAGGGGACGCCGGAAATCGCAGGCGAGGCGTCTCTCGACCAGCTCTTGAAACGGCCTGAGCTGTCGTATCGGGACATCGTAGCGATCAACCCTGCTCCCGATCCTCTTCCAACCGGCGCGTCGGAGCAGGTCGAGATCCAGGTGAAGTACGAGGGCTACATCCAGCGCCAGCTCCAGCAGGTGGAACGCTTCTCCTCGCTGGAACAGAAGTTCATTCCCGATGACCTGGAATACGATGCCGTGACCGGGCTCGGCGCCGAGGTGAGGCAGAAGCTGAAGCAGGTCCGGCCCGTGTCGCTCGGCCAGGCCTCGCGCATCTCCGGCGTCACGCCCGCTGCCATCTCGCTGCTCATGGTTGCGCTTGAAAAACGGAAACGGGGAAGGGTGTAA